CGCGATTTTGCGGCCCACGGCGCTAAAGCCGTGGCCATTCACTATAATAGCGACAAGAGCGCCGAAGCCGCAAAAGAAACGGCGACCGCCGTCGAAGCCGCAGGCGCGAAAGCCGCGATCTTCCAGGGCGATCTGCGCCCCGCCGACGCGATGACGAAACTCTTCGATGATGTCGAAGCCCAGTTCGGCAAAATCGATATCGGCATCAACACGGTCGGCATGGTTCTGAGAAAGCCGATCGTCGAGATTTCAGAAGACGATTATGACCACATGTTCGACGTCAACAGCAAAGCAGCCTTCTTCTTTCTGAAGGAGTGCGGCCAGCGCATGAACGATAAGGGCCGGATCGTCACCATTGTCACCTCGCTGCTGGGGGCGTTCGCGCCGGGCTATTCCAGCTACGGCGGGGCCAAGGCACCGGTCGAGCATTTCACCCGGGCCGCTTCGAAGGAATTCGCCGAGCGCGGCATTTCGGTCAATGCCATCGGCCCGGGCCCGATGGATACGTCCTTCTTTTACGGTCAGGAAACCGAGGAGACGACGCAATATCACAAGAACAATACGGCCCTCTCGGCCTATTCGACAACCGGCCTGACCGACATTGAAGACATTGTGCCCTATATCCGCATGATGGTAACGGAAGGCTGGTGGATGACCGGCCAGACCATTCTGGTCAATGGTGGCTATACGACGAAATAGATCGCAAGCCGATCCGGACAATGATGCGGCCCGATCCGTCGGGACGCATCTGCGTGGGGCTAAGGGGATATTTATGAAAGCCTATATTCGACCGATGTTGGCACGGGATCCGGATGAAGGCCACCGCGCGGCAACGCCGCTGGAATTGTTATTTGATCTGGCATCTGTCGTAGCGATTGCCGCGGCGTCCGTCGGCTTGCACCATGCTATCGCCGATGCACACGCACTCGACGGAGTTATTCGTTTCGTGATGGCCTTCTTTGCCATCTGGTGGGCGTGGATGAACTATACGTGGTTCGCTTCGGCCTATGATAATGAGGACGCGCTCTTCCGGGTTCTGTCCATGGTGATGATTGGTGGCTCTATCGTGATTGCCGCCGGGATCGATCCGTTGTTCAAGTCACTCGATCTGACGACCGTGATCCTGGGCTATGTGATCACGCGTGTGCCGCTGATCTTCCTCTGGCTCCGGGCGGCCATGGCGGATGCAACGCGGAGACAGACCTGTCTGCGCTACGCGGTCGGTATCGCGGTGGCCCAGATTTTCTGGATCTCACTCCTCTTTATGCCGGACGTCTCAATGACGCTTTTCCTGGGGGTTTTCCTGCTCGGCGTTCTGATCGAACTCGCCGTCCCGGCCCTTGCGGAACGCAGCGTTAACACGAGCTGGCATCGTCATCACATAATCGAACGTTATGGGCTGCTGACGATCATTGTCCTCGGTGAAGTGCTGCTGGCCGCCTATATTGCGCTGCAAAGCGTCTTTGGCGAAACGACAGATATGAGCCTCATCCGGGTCGCCGTTTATGCCGTGACGGTGATGGCTGCGATGTGGTGGCTCTACTTCTCCGATGAAGATCATCTGGACGATACAAATCTGGGGCGTGCTCTGTCCTGGGGTTACGGACATTTTCTGGTCTTCGGCTCTGCTGCGGCTGTCGGCGCGGGATTTGCCGTCATGGTCGACGTCGTGACGGATCACGCCAGGATCGACATGCAGACCGCCGTCCAGTCCGTCGCCATTCCGCTCGCGCTCTACATGTTCAGTCTCTGGCTTATCCGGGACAGGGTGATCTTGCGGGGTCTCGCCTCTTTCATCCCCCTTATTTTTGCCGGGCTTGTGCTCGTGACAGTCTTTGTTCCTGTCGGGTTTGGCTGGCTGACCGTGCTGAGCATCGCCTGCGTCGTCATTCGCAACGCGCTGGCCCGTGCGCAGGGTCTAGCGGATTTGGGGGACGCCTCATGATCCTGGCACTTTAAGCCGCAGCGCGGAGTTGCCCCGGTCCCCCTGCCTCTGTTAGGCGCGCGCAAACGATAGACAAGGACCGCACGCCCCATGAAAATGAACGGCAACGAGATCAAGCCCGGCAATATCATCAAGCATCAGGATACGCTCTGGGTGGCGGTGAAATGCTCCCATGTGAAACCCGGCAAGGGCGGCGCCTTCAATCAGGTCGAACTTAAAAACCTGATGGACGGTCGCAAGCTCAATGAACGCTTCCGCGCTTCGGAAACGGTCGAGCGGGTCCGGCTCGAGCAAAAGCCCCATACCTATCTCTATGATGAAGGCGATATGGCCGTCTTCATGAACTCCGAGACCTATGAGCAGATTATGCTGGAGCGTGATTTCATCGGCGAGCGCGCCGTCTATCTGAATGACGGCATGGAAGTGAATGTGGAATTCTACGAAGAGAAAGCCATCGGCGTCTCCCTGCCAGATCAGGTGACGCTGGAAGTCGCCGAGACGGAACCCGTCGTCAAAGGGCAGACGGCGGCCAACAGTTTCAAGCCGGCCATTCTGACCAATGGTGTGCGCACCGCCGTGCCGCCCTTTGTCGGCACCGGCGAACGGCTCGTCATCAACACGGAAGATGGCAGCTACGTGACCCGTGCCTCGGATTAGGGCCCGCCATGTCCAGAAACCTCGGAAAGCAACTGGCTATCTTGCGGCTGATCCCGATCATCCTGCTGATCATCGTCGCGTTCGGGCTGGATTACGGGCTGGGCGTGGACAAGGTCTTGTCCGTCGGCATTGCGCTGGTCGTGGCGATCGCAGCGCGGCTGATCCTCGTGCGGATATGGACGTAAGGGCGAGCCGGTATGAGCGACCGTTACAAGACCGGACTGATGGGCGCCGTGGCGGGGTTGATCATCGCTGTCTTCATCTTCTTCTTTTTCCGGGATCCCGAAGCCGGACGCATGGATAATGCGCTGCTGATGGCCTTGGCTCCGCTGGGCGGTTTCGCCGGCGGCTGGTTCGGTTATAAGGGCGACAAGGACACCTAGCGCTGCCCCCTCTCTGAAGATTGCGCTCGCGTCTACTGGGCCGCCTGTTATAGCA
This genomic window from Algimonas porphyrae contains:
- a CDS encoding SDR family oxidoreductase, which codes for MMHTALDGKTVLITGGANNLGGLLARDFAAHGAKAVAIHYNSDKSAEAAKETATAVEAAGAKAAIFQGDLRPADAMTKLFDDVEAQFGKIDIGINTVGMVLRKPIVEISEDDYDHMFDVNSKAAFFFLKECGQRMNDKGRIVTIVTSLLGAFAPGYSSYGGAKAPVEHFTRAASKEFAERGISVNAIGPGPMDTSFFYGQETEETTQYHKNNTALSAYSTTGLTDIEDIVPYIRMMVTEGWWMTGQTILVNGGYTTK
- a CDS encoding low temperature requirement protein A, which produces MKAYIRPMLARDPDEGHRAATPLELLFDLASVVAIAAASVGLHHAIADAHALDGVIRFVMAFFAIWWAWMNYTWFASAYDNEDALFRVLSMVMIGGSIVIAAGIDPLFKSLDLTTVILGYVITRVPLIFLWLRAAMADATRRQTCLRYAVGIAVAQIFWISLLFMPDVSMTLFLGVFLLGVLIELAVPALAERSVNTSWHRHHIIERYGLLTIIVLGEVLLAAYIALQSVFGETTDMSLIRVAVYAVTVMAAMWWLYFSDEDHLDDTNLGRALSWGYGHFLVFGSAAAVGAGFAVMVDVVTDHARIDMQTAVQSVAIPLALYMFSLWLIRDRVILRGLASFIPLIFAGLVLVTVFVPVGFGWLTVLSIACVVIRNALARAQGLADLGDAS
- the efp gene encoding elongation factor P, whose translation is MKMNGNEIKPGNIIKHQDTLWVAVKCSHVKPGKGGAFNQVELKNLMDGRKLNERFRASETVERVRLEQKPHTYLYDEGDMAVFMNSETYEQIMLERDFIGERAVYLNDGMEVNVEFYEEKAIGVSLPDQVTLEVAETEPVVKGQTAANSFKPAILTNGVRTAVPPFVGTGERLVINTEDGSYVTRASD